In Streptomyces sp. NBC_01707, a genomic segment contains:
- a CDS encoding GH1 family beta-glucosidase, producing the protein MSEFPAFPPGFVFGAATASYQIEGAAQEDGRGPSIWDTYSHTPGRTDGGDTGDVACDHYHRYPEDIALLRDLGVESYRFSIAWPRIQPDGSGPANRKGLDFYSRLVDSLLEAGIEPAATLYHWDLPQALEDRGGWRVRETAERFGEYASIVAEHLGDRVPRWITLNEPWCSAFLGYSVGRHAPGAKEGTGALAAAHHLLVGHGLAMNALRAAGVREAGITLNLDRNVPATESDADLAAVVRADTQHNLVWTEPILAGRYPATDEETWGELITAQDFRREGDLELISQPLDFLGINYYRPIVVAAAPYREADPALRVATDNRYTETEYPGVRRTAMGWPVVPESFTDLLTALKRTYGDALPPVHITENGSAEFDTVGPDGAVRDADRVSYLQSHLTALKAAMDAGVDVRGYYVWSLLDNFEWALGYAKRFGIIRVDYDTQERTPKDSYRWYQRLIAAHRS; encoded by the coding sequence ATGAGTGAGTTCCCCGCCTTCCCGCCCGGATTCGTCTTCGGCGCGGCAACGGCTTCGTACCAGATCGAAGGTGCCGCGCAGGAGGACGGCCGCGGCCCCTCCATCTGGGACACCTACAGTCACACGCCCGGCAGGACGGACGGCGGCGACACAGGTGACGTGGCCTGCGACCACTACCACCGCTACCCCGAGGACATCGCGCTCCTTCGCGACCTGGGAGTGGAGTCGTACCGCTTCTCCATCGCCTGGCCGCGGATCCAGCCCGACGGCAGCGGGCCGGCCAACCGGAAGGGCCTGGACTTCTACTCCCGGCTCGTCGATTCACTGCTCGAAGCCGGCATCGAGCCGGCCGCCACCCTCTACCACTGGGACCTGCCCCAGGCGCTGGAGGACCGGGGCGGCTGGCGGGTACGGGAGACCGCGGAGCGGTTCGGTGAGTACGCGTCGATCGTCGCCGAGCACCTCGGCGACCGGGTGCCGCGCTGGATCACGCTCAACGAGCCGTGGTGCAGCGCCTTCCTCGGCTACTCCGTGGGCAGGCACGCACCGGGTGCCAAGGAGGGCACCGGGGCGCTGGCCGCCGCGCACCATCTGCTCGTCGGTCACGGCCTGGCTATGAACGCACTGCGCGCCGCGGGTGTCCGCGAGGCAGGGATCACACTCAACCTGGACCGCAACGTCCCGGCCACCGAATCGGACGCCGACCTCGCCGCCGTCGTCCGCGCCGACACCCAGCACAACCTGGTGTGGACCGAGCCGATCCTCGCCGGCCGCTACCCGGCGACCGACGAGGAGACTTGGGGCGAGCTGATCACCGCGCAGGACTTCCGCCGTGAGGGCGACCTGGAGCTGATCTCCCAGCCGCTGGACTTCCTGGGCATCAACTACTACCGCCCCATCGTGGTCGCCGCCGCCCCCTACCGCGAGGCCGACCCGGCGCTGCGGGTCGCCACGGACAACCGGTACACCGAGACGGAGTACCCGGGCGTCCGGCGCACGGCGATGGGCTGGCCGGTCGTCCCCGAGTCCTTCACCGATCTGCTGACCGCGCTGAAGCGGACGTACGGTGACGCCCTTCCGCCGGTGCACATCACCGAGAACGGCTCCGCCGAGTTCGACACCGTCGGCCCGGACGGTGCCGTCCGCGATGCCGACCGGGTGAGCTACCTGCAGAGTCACCTGACGGCTCTGAAGGCGGCGATGGACGCCGGTGTCGACGTACGCGGCTACTACGTCTGGTCGCTGCTGGACAACTTCGAGTGGGCACTGGGCTACGCGAAGCGGTTCGGGATCATCCGGGTCGACTACGACACCCAGGAGCGGACCCCGAAGGACAGCTATCGCTGGTATCAGCGGCTGATCGCCGCGCACCGGTCCTAG
- a CDS encoding carbohydrate ABC transporter permease, whose translation MATITHTPAVPSQADRNRPRRRWGSMIAGLAILCVMLFPLYWMINTALQPESGLLEVDAIPHSLDLSGFSSAIGEQGTNLLTSLAVALGAVVICLAISAPAAYALAQFKLPGTKLIVFGTLITQMVPGIVIANALYSAYVDLGLVNSYFGLMLADSSLGIPFAIVLMRSFMVAIPREVIEAAEVDGAGRFRTFVQVVLPMSRNSLITAGLFSFLYAWSDFMFALTLNTTDDVKPITLGIYQYIGAHVGDWGSVMAAAVLSAIPAAILLVLAQKYIAAGISGGSVK comes from the coding sequence ATGGCGACCATCACCCACACCCCCGCCGTCCCGTCGCAGGCCGACCGGAACAGGCCGAGGCGCCGCTGGGGCTCCATGATCGCGGGCCTCGCCATCCTCTGCGTGATGCTCTTCCCGCTCTACTGGATGATCAACACCGCGCTGCAACCCGAGTCCGGGCTGCTGGAGGTGGACGCGATCCCGCACAGTCTGGATCTGTCCGGATTCAGCTCGGCCATCGGTGAGCAGGGCACCAACCTGCTGACCTCGCTGGCCGTCGCACTCGGCGCCGTCGTCATCTGTCTGGCCATCTCCGCGCCCGCCGCCTACGCGCTCGCCCAGTTCAAGCTGCCGGGCACCAAGTTGATCGTCTTCGGCACGCTCATCACCCAGATGGTCCCGGGCATCGTCATCGCCAACGCCCTCTACAGCGCATACGTGGACCTCGGGCTGGTCAACTCGTACTTCGGCCTCATGCTGGCGGACTCCTCGCTGGGCATCCCGTTCGCAATCGTGCTGATGCGCTCGTTCATGGTGGCCATCCCGCGCGAGGTCATCGAGGCCGCCGAGGTCGACGGTGCGGGACGCTTCCGTACCTTCGTCCAGGTCGTGCTGCCGATGAGCCGCAACTCGCTGATCACCGCCGGTCTGTTCTCGTTCCTTTACGCGTGGAGCGACTTCATGTTCGCCCTCACGCTGAACACGACCGACGACGTCAAGCCGATCACTCTGGGCATCTACCAGTACATCGGCGCGCACGTCGGTGACTGGGGTTCGGTCATGGCCGCGGCCGTGCTGTCCGCGATCCCCGCGGCGATCCTGCTCGTCCTCGCCCAGAAGTACATCGCTGCCGGTATCTCCGGCGGCTCCGTCAAGTAA
- a CDS encoding carbohydrate ABC transporter permease has protein sequence MSTTTAPAPVAPIATRTRTPDPLRAKRRRKLAQWGFLAPAVVFMLLFFGYPLVRNVVMSFQDYSPSTFFTGKAPFNGFDNWKNVFQDDLFGKALLQTILFTIGSLIGQFCIGLALAVFFTKRFPLNGVLRSLILLPWLVPMVVSGIVWRRILDQDTGVLNSFLGIFGLGDTPWLTSTSMALVSVVLVNIWIGIPFNMVILYGGLQEVPKELYEAAALDGASAWRTFRSITLPLLKPVITVVLVLGFMSTVKILDLILALTDGGPADSTQTLGTLTYQNSFVSLDFGAGAVVGNILILISAVFAVFYLRANRNEGK, from the coding sequence ATGTCGACCACCACTGCTCCCGCGCCCGTCGCGCCGATCGCCACGAGGACGAGGACTCCTGACCCGCTGAGGGCCAAGCGCCGCAGGAAGCTCGCCCAGTGGGGCTTCCTCGCCCCCGCGGTCGTGTTCATGCTGCTGTTCTTCGGCTACCCGCTCGTCCGCAACGTCGTGATGAGTTTCCAGGACTACTCGCCGTCCACCTTCTTCACCGGCAAGGCCCCGTTCAACGGGTTCGACAACTGGAAGAACGTCTTCCAGGACGACCTGTTCGGCAAGGCTCTCCTGCAGACCATCCTCTTCACCATCGGTTCGCTGATCGGCCAGTTCTGCATCGGTCTGGCGCTGGCGGTGTTCTTCACCAAGCGGTTCCCGCTCAACGGCGTGCTGCGCTCACTGATCCTGCTGCCGTGGCTGGTCCCGATGGTCGTCTCCGGCATCGTCTGGCGGCGCATCCTCGACCAGGACACCGGTGTCCTCAACTCCTTCCTCGGTATCTTCGGCCTCGGTGACACACCGTGGCTGACCAGCACGAGCATGGCCCTGGTCTCCGTCGTCCTGGTCAACATCTGGATCGGCATCCCGTTCAACATGGTGATCCTCTACGGCGGACTCCAAGAGGTACCCAAGGAGCTGTACGAGGCCGCCGCGCTCGACGGCGCATCCGCGTGGCGGACCTTCCGGTCCATCACCCTGCCGCTGCTCAAGCCCGTCATCACCGTGGTCCTGGTGCTCGGCTTCATGTCCACCGTCAAGATCCTCGATCTGATCCTGGCCCTCACCGACGGCGGACCCGCCGACTCCACCCAGACCCTGGGCACCCTGACCTATCAGAACTCCTTCGTCTCGCTGGACTTCGGAGCCGGTGCCGTGGTCGGCAACATCCTGATCCTGATATCCGCCGTCTTCGCGGTGTTCTACCTGCGGGCCAACCGCAACGAGGGGAAGTGA
- a CDS encoding sugar ABC transporter substrate-binding protein translates to MTASSPDGLRHRRRRRNRRVIVPLTVVSAIVVGTALSGCGQQRDDNVYTVLNSSTDDSYHSWDAATLSRCSTKLGVTIEQQSVPAAQVMTKSLRMASSKSLPDIIQFDGSEMPTFAETGGLKDLEKLGVSTADIPRGIFDYGSYKGTYYGAARTVNTLALFYNKDILNKAGLEVPTTWAEMQESAKKLTQGSRYGIALSAGGAEDGVYQFTPFMWSNGGSETDLGSKQVVEALDYWKALLKDGSLSKSTVNWTQADVNDQFMAGNAAMMINGPWQVETLNTKKGLNWGIAQIPVPEAGDDSVGPLGGGMLTIPDIGDTVREKTSARIINCMTSEQEEITYALNSWMIPANQKAADTWRKKVPELSSLADQVATARSRTAKLGAGWSSVSLALQSAFQAALTGQSSESVLKHAQQRVESGN, encoded by the coding sequence GTGACAGCATCATCCCCGGACGGCCTGCGCCATCGGCGCCGTCGTCGCAACAGGCGGGTTATCGTCCCGCTCACCGTCGTCTCCGCGATCGTCGTCGGCACAGCTCTCTCAGGGTGTGGCCAGCAGCGGGACGACAATGTGTACACCGTCCTGAACTCCTCGACCGACGACTCGTACCACAGCTGGGACGCCGCCACCCTGTCGCGGTGCAGCACGAAGCTCGGCGTGACCATCGAGCAGCAGAGCGTTCCGGCCGCCCAGGTCATGACGAAGTCGCTGCGCATGGCCTCCTCGAAGTCGCTCCCGGACATCATCCAGTTCGACGGCTCCGAGATGCCGACGTTCGCCGAGACCGGCGGACTGAAGGACCTCGAGAAGCTGGGCGTCTCCACCGCCGACATACCCCGGGGCATCTTCGACTACGGCTCGTACAAGGGCACGTACTACGGCGCGGCGCGCACGGTGAACACTCTCGCGCTGTTCTACAACAAGGACATCCTGAACAAGGCCGGCCTGGAAGTGCCCACCACCTGGGCCGAGATGCAGGAGAGCGCCAAGAAGCTCACCCAGGGCAGCCGGTACGGCATCGCCCTGAGCGCGGGCGGCGCGGAGGACGGCGTCTACCAGTTCACGCCGTTCATGTGGTCCAACGGCGGAAGCGAGACCGATCTCGGCAGCAAGCAGGTCGTCGAGGCGCTGGACTACTGGAAGGCGCTGCTCAAGGACGGCTCGCTGTCCAAGTCCACGGTCAACTGGACCCAGGCGGACGTCAACGACCAGTTCATGGCCGGCAACGCCGCCATGATGATCAACGGTCCCTGGCAGGTCGAGACCCTCAACACCAAGAAGGGGCTCAACTGGGGCATCGCGCAGATCCCCGTCCCCGAGGCCGGTGACGACTCGGTCGGTCCGCTGGGCGGCGGCATGCTGACCATCCCCGACATCGGTGACACCGTCCGGGAGAAGACCTCCGCCCGCATCATCAACTGCATGACCAGCGAGCAGGAAGAGATCACCTACGCGCTGAACAGCTGGATGATTCCTGCCAACCAGAAGGCCGCCGACACCTGGCGCAAGAAGGTTCCCGAGCTGAGCTCGCTGGCCGACCAGGTCGCCACCGCCCGGTCGCGCACCGCCAAACTCGGCGCGGGCTGGTCCTCGGTGTCGCTCGCTCTGCAGAGCGCCTTCCAGGCCGCTCTCACCGGCCAGTCCAGCGAGAGCGTCCTCAAGCACGCACAGCAGCGTGTCGAGAGCGGGAACTGA
- the xylA gene encoding xylose isomerase codes for MSKRFTPTSADKFTFGLWTVGWRGNDPFGDATRPALDPVESVERLAELGAHGVTFHDDDLIPFGSSDSERAAIITRFKDALDRTGLKVPMATTNLFTHPVFKDGGFTSNDRDVRRYALRKVIRNIDLAVELGATTYVAWGGREGAESGGAKDVRVALDRMKEAFDLLGEYVVEQGYDLRFAIEPKPNEPRGDILLPTVGHALAFIERLERPQMYGVNPEVGHEQMAGLNFPHGIAQALWAGKLYHIDLNGQSGIKYDQDLRFGAGDLRQAFWLVDLLETSDYDGPRHFDFKPVRTDGIDGVWESAKNCMRNYLILKERALAFRADPAVQEALAASRLDELAQPTAEDGLKSLLADTTAFEEFDVTTAAERSMAFEALDQLAMEHLLGVR; via the coding sequence ATGTCGAAGCGCTTCACTCCCACCTCCGCGGACAAGTTCACCTTCGGTCTCTGGACCGTCGGCTGGCGCGGCAACGACCCCTTCGGTGACGCCACCCGTCCCGCGCTCGACCCGGTCGAGTCCGTCGAGCGGCTCGCGGAGCTCGGTGCGCACGGTGTGACCTTCCACGACGACGACCTGATCCCGTTCGGCTCCTCGGACAGCGAGCGGGCCGCGATCATCACCCGGTTCAAGGACGCCCTGGACCGCACCGGTCTCAAGGTCCCGATGGCGACGACGAACCTGTTCACCCACCCGGTGTTCAAGGACGGCGGCTTCACCTCCAACGACCGCGACGTGCGCCGCTACGCGCTGCGCAAGGTCATCCGCAACATCGACCTCGCCGTCGAGCTCGGCGCCACCACATACGTGGCCTGGGGCGGCCGCGAGGGCGCGGAGTCCGGCGGCGCCAAGGACGTACGGGTCGCGCTGGACCGGATGAAGGAGGCCTTCGACCTGCTCGGTGAGTACGTCGTCGAGCAGGGCTACGACCTGCGGTTCGCGATCGAGCCCAAGCCGAACGAGCCGCGCGGCGACATCCTGCTGCCCACCGTCGGCCACGCCCTCGCGTTCATCGAGCGCCTGGAACGCCCGCAGATGTACGGCGTCAACCCCGAGGTCGGCCACGAGCAGATGGCCGGGCTGAACTTCCCGCACGGCATCGCGCAGGCCCTGTGGGCCGGCAAGCTCTACCACATCGACCTCAACGGCCAGTCCGGCATCAAGTACGACCAGGACCTCCGCTTCGGCGCCGGCGACCTGCGCCAGGCCTTCTGGCTCGTCGACCTCCTCGAGACCTCCGACTACGACGGCCCGCGCCACTTCGACTTCAAGCCGGTGCGCACCGACGGCATCGACGGCGTCTGGGAGTCCGCGAAGAACTGCATGCGCAACTACCTCATCCTCAAGGAGCGCGCCCTCGCGTTCCGCGCCGACCCCGCCGTCCAGGAGGCACTGGCCGCCTCCCGCCTCGACGAACTCGCACAGCCCACCGCCGAGGACGGCCTCAAGAGCCTCCTCGCCGACACCACCGCGTTCGAGGAGTTCGACGTCACCACCGCCGCCGAACGCTCGATGGCCTTCGAAGCCCTCGACCAGCTCGCCATGGAACACCTGCTCGGCGTCCGCTGA
- the yicI gene encoding alpha-xylosidase yields MKFTDGFWQMRDGVHASYATEIRDLQLGADRLTAYAAVKRVERRGDTLNAPLITVEAYAAAEGVIGVRVTHLAGKRNLGPDFALPGATGTTAAATRTEGRAAELTTGPLTLRLPTEGAFGLEFLDADGHLLTSAGHKGTAFATVQDGGHHMFAQLGLGVGETIHGLGERFTPYVKNGQVVDMWQADGGTSSEQAYKNIPFYLSSRGYGVFVNHPGKVSFEVGSEAVGQVQFSVEDQTLEYFVVAGPSPKDVLTRYTALTGRPALPPAWSFGLWLTTSFTTSYDEATVTSFVDGMAERGIPLSVFHFDCFWMREYQWCDFEWDPNTFPDPVGMLARLKKKGLKICVWINPYIAQKSPLYAEGAAKGYFVHTPEGDIWQWDRWQAGMALVDFTNPEATAWFQSKLKVLLDQGVDGFKTDFGERIPTDVVWHDNADPERMHNYYTHLYNKAVFELLEKERGQGDAVLFARSATAGGQQFPVHWGGDCWSSFGAMAESLRGGLSLSLSGFGFWSHDIGGFEGTPDPAVFKRWLAFGLLSSHSRLHGSSSYRVPWEFGDEAVDVAKQFTELKHRLMPYLYGAAVEAHRTGVPTMRPMLLEFPDDPATRTVDRQYLLGPDLLVAPVFSEDGQVEYYVPEGTWTHLLSGETVTGPAWRHEIHGFDSLPLLVRPGAVLALGADTSRPDGDWPDDLELRVHAPEGIGDFTRTVTVPDLTGAPAATYEVVREGDTVRVTADTDRPYEVTVVGENGLKVVKA; encoded by the coding sequence ATGAAGTTCACCGACGGCTTCTGGCAGATGCGAGACGGTGTGCACGCCTCGTACGCCACCGAAATCCGCGACCTCCAGCTCGGCGCCGACCGTCTCACGGCCTACGCCGCCGTCAAGCGCGTCGAACGGCGCGGTGACACCCTCAACGCGCCCCTGATCACGGTGGAGGCGTACGCGGCCGCCGAAGGTGTCATCGGCGTGCGGGTCACCCACCTCGCGGGCAAGCGGAACCTCGGGCCCGACTTCGCCCTGCCGGGCGCGACCGGCACGACTGCCGCCGCCACACGTACGGAGGGCCGGGCCGCCGAACTGACCACCGGCCCCCTCACCCTGCGGCTGCCCACGGAGGGTGCCTTCGGCCTGGAGTTCCTGGATGCGGACGGCCACCTGCTGACCTCCGCCGGACACAAGGGCACCGCCTTCGCCACCGTCCAGGACGGCGGCCACCACATGTTCGCCCAGCTCGGCCTCGGAGTCGGCGAAACCATCCACGGCCTGGGCGAACGCTTCACCCCGTACGTCAAGAACGGCCAGGTCGTCGACATGTGGCAGGCGGACGGAGGGACCAGCAGCGAGCAGGCGTACAAGAACATTCCGTTCTATCTCTCGTCGCGCGGCTACGGCGTCTTCGTCAACCACCCCGGCAAGGTCTCCTTCGAGGTCGGTTCCGAGGCCGTCGGCCAGGTCCAGTTCAGCGTCGAGGACCAGACGCTGGAGTACTTCGTCGTTGCAGGTCCCAGCCCCAAGGACGTCCTCACCCGCTACACCGCACTCACCGGCCGTCCGGCCCTGCCCCCGGCCTGGTCGTTCGGCCTCTGGCTGACCACCTCGTTCACCACCTCCTACGACGAGGCGACCGTCACCTCCTTCGTGGACGGCATGGCCGAGCGCGGCATCCCGCTGTCGGTGTTCCACTTCGACTGCTTCTGGATGCGCGAGTACCAGTGGTGCGACTTCGAATGGGACCCGAATACCTTCCCCGACCCGGTCGGCATGCTCGCCCGGCTCAAGAAGAAGGGCCTGAAGATCTGCGTGTGGATCAACCCCTACATCGCGCAGAAGAGCCCCCTGTACGCGGAGGGCGCGGCGAAGGGTTACTTCGTGCACACGCCCGAGGGCGACATCTGGCAGTGGGACCGCTGGCAGGCCGGCATGGCGCTGGTGGACTTCACCAACCCCGAGGCGACCGCCTGGTTCCAGAGCAAGCTGAAGGTCCTGCTCGACCAGGGTGTCGACGGCTTCAAGACCGACTTCGGCGAGCGCATCCCCACCGACGTCGTCTGGCACGACAACGCCGACCCCGAGCGGATGCACAACTACTACACGCACCTCTACAACAAGGCCGTCTTCGAACTCCTGGAGAAGGAACGTGGTCAGGGCGACGCGGTCCTCTTCGCCCGCTCGGCCACTGCCGGCGGCCAGCAGTTCCCCGTCCACTGGGGCGGCGACTGCTGGTCCTCCTTCGGCGCGATGGCCGAGTCCCTGCGCGGCGGACTCTCACTTTCCCTGTCCGGCTTCGGCTTCTGGAGCCACGACATCGGCGGCTTCGAGGGCACCCCCGACCCCGCCGTCTTCAAGCGCTGGCTCGCCTTCGGCCTGCTCTCCTCGCACAGCCGACTGCACGGATCCTCGTCCTACCGGGTGCCGTGGGAGTTCGGCGACGAGGCGGTCGACGTCGCCAAGCAGTTCACCGAGCTGAAGCACCGCCTCATGCCATATCTGTACGGGGCAGCCGTCGAGGCCCATCGCACGGGTGTCCCGACGATGCGGCCCATGCTCCTGGAGTTCCCCGACGACCCGGCCACCCGTACCGTCGACCGCCAGTATCTGCTGGGCCCGGATCTCCTGGTGGCCCCGGTCTTCAGCGAGGACGGCCAGGTCGAGTACTACGTCCCGGAAGGCACCTGGACCCACCTGCTTTCCGGTGAGACCGTCACCGGCCCGGCCTGGCGCCACGAGATCCACGGCTTCGACAGCCTCCCGCTGCTGGTCCGCCCGGGCGCGGTCCTGGCCCTGGGCGCTGACACCTCCCGGCCCGACGGCGACTGGCCGGACGACCTGGAGCTGCGGGTCCACGCCCCCGAGGGGATCGGTGACTTCACCCGCACGGTGACGGTCCCCGACCTCACGGGTGCGCCCGCCGCGACGTACGAGGTGGTCCGCGAGGGCGACACGGTCCGTGTCACGGCGGACACGGACCGGCCGTACGAGGTGACGGTCGTGGGTGAGAACGGCCTGAAGGTCGTGAAGGCCTGA
- a CDS encoding MazG-like family protein codes for MQDEAWNRVERLRTWLDENAVQASDSDVRLLRVLKIGEEFGEVAEALHGVMGANPRKGASHTWDDVNKELCDVIVTGMVALASCTPDARKLLDERLRHLVDRVLPPGDGTGADVV; via the coding sequence ATGCAGGACGAAGCGTGGAATCGTGTGGAGCGGCTGCGGACCTGGCTGGACGAGAACGCCGTCCAGGCCTCGGACAGCGACGTGCGGCTGCTGCGCGTACTCAAGATCGGCGAGGAGTTCGGTGAGGTCGCCGAGGCGTTGCACGGCGTGATGGGCGCCAATCCGCGCAAGGGGGCGTCCCATACGTGGGACGACGTCAACAAGGAGTTGTGCGACGTCATCGTGACAGGCATGGTCGCGCTCGCGTCGTGCACGCCCGACGCGCGCAAGCTCCTGGACGAGCGGCTGCGACACCTGGTGGACCGTGTGCTGCCGCCCGGTGACGGGACCGGGGCCGACGTGGTGTGA
- a CDS encoding alpha/beta hydrolase: protein MVDLPDPPSPRLESAAQELADATSPHPRIYEVPPEQGRDILAGLQTGEGVEKPDVDEEWVTVDAGRYGQVRTRIIKPAGAIEPLPVMLYIHGAGWVLGDENTHDRLVRELATGADMACVFPVYDRAPEARYPTQIEQNYAVGRWIVQHGAEHGLDASRLAVSGDSVGGDMAAVFALMAKERGEIDVKGQVLLYPVTDADFNTASYLQFADGYYLTRDGMMWFWDQYADPSQRMEPYAAPLRAGLDQLKGLPPTLVITDEADPLRDEGEAYAAKLREAGVDVTAVRVEGMLHDFLMLDSLRDCNATNVARHLAIDALRTSVAA from the coding sequence ATGGTTGACCTGCCTGATCCTCCCTCTCCCCGTCTCGAGTCGGCTGCCCAGGAACTGGCCGACGCGACCAGCCCTCACCCGCGCATCTACGAGGTCCCGCCCGAGCAGGGACGTGACATCCTCGCCGGCCTCCAGACCGGAGAAGGCGTCGAGAAGCCCGACGTCGACGAAGAATGGGTGACCGTCGACGCCGGCCGGTACGGGCAGGTGCGTACGCGCATCATCAAACCGGCCGGGGCGATCGAACCGCTGCCTGTCATGCTCTACATCCACGGCGCAGGCTGGGTCCTCGGAGACGAGAACACGCACGACCGCCTGGTCCGCGAGCTGGCGACAGGCGCAGACATGGCCTGTGTGTTCCCGGTCTACGACCGGGCACCGGAAGCGAGGTACCCGACCCAGATCGAGCAGAACTACGCGGTCGGCCGCTGGATCGTCCAGCACGGTGCCGAACACGGCCTGGACGCCTCACGCCTGGCTGTCAGCGGTGACTCGGTGGGCGGAGACATGGCTGCCGTGTTCGCCCTGATGGCCAAGGAACGCGGCGAGATCGACGTCAAGGGCCAGGTGCTTCTGTACCCCGTCACCGACGCCGACTTCAATACGGCGTCCTATCTGCAGTTCGCCGACGGCTACTACCTCACGCGCGACGGCATGATGTGGTTCTGGGACCAGTACGCGGACCCCAGCCAGCGGATGGAGCCCTACGCCGCACCCCTGCGGGCCGGCCTGGATCAGTTGAAGGGCCTGCCGCCCACCCTGGTCATCACCGACGAGGCGGACCCCTTGCGCGACGAGGGTGAGGCCTACGCCGCGAAGCTGCGAGAAGCCGGCGTGGACGTCACCGCAGTGCGCGTCGAGGGCATGCTGCACGATTTCCTCATGCTCGACAGCCTCCGCGACTGCAACGCCACCAACGTCGCGCGCCACCTCGCCATCGACGCCCTGCGAACGAGCGTCGCCGCCTGA
- a CDS encoding VOC family protein, whose product MDLKLEVIVLPVSDVDRAKGFYEAAGFRMDIDHVAGEDYRVVQFTPPGSECSIILGKGVTSAAPGSAQGLYLVVPDVEAARAELVGRGVEVGEVFHDAGGVFHHGHDGGGVSYGAGGDGRVGGPHPDRADYGSYATFSDPDGNGWVLQEVRKRAPGR is encoded by the coding sequence ATGGACCTGAAACTCGAAGTCATCGTGCTGCCCGTCTCCGACGTCGACCGGGCCAAGGGCTTCTACGAGGCGGCGGGCTTCCGGATGGACATCGACCACGTCGCCGGTGAGGACTACCGGGTGGTGCAGTTCACGCCGCCCGGCTCCGAGTGCTCGATCATCCTGGGCAAGGGGGTCACTTCCGCAGCGCCCGGCTCGGCCCAGGGCCTGTACCTCGTCGTCCCCGACGTCGAGGCGGCCCGCGCGGAACTCGTCGGCCGTGGCGTCGAAGTGGGCGAGGTGTTCCACGATGCCGGAGGAGTCTTCCACCATGGTCACGATGGCGGCGGTGTCTCCTACGGCGCCGGGGGCGACGGACGGGTGGGTGGCCCGCATCCCGATCGTGCCGACTACGGCTCCTACGCCACCTTCAGTGACCCCGATGGCAACGGCTGGGTGCTCCAGGAAGTGAGGAAGAGGGCCCCCGGCCGCTGA
- a CDS encoding SDR family oxidoreductase, translating to MSAAPGDPGARRRPDLADQTVVVIGASAGIGLETARQVRACGGQVVLVGRNPERLQQVALELHPLGTAAFDATDTDRLKQFFQDLPGPVDHVMVTAGGPFYLPLESMDLADARRAFDERLAMTLAVALYSRDKVRAGGTLLFIGGTGGRRPGVGMTVMSAVTAALPALTANLALELAPIRVNLIAAGFVDTPLSASLLGDQLDARREELRATLPIRRVVVPADVAALAVHIMCNDALTGGTYDVDGGQQLLSH from the coding sequence ATGAGTGCCGCACCCGGCGACCCCGGCGCCCGACGCCGGCCCGATCTCGCCGACCAGACCGTCGTGGTGATCGGCGCCAGCGCGGGTATCGGACTGGAGACGGCCCGTCAGGTACGCGCATGCGGCGGCCAGGTCGTCCTGGTCGGCCGCAACCCCGAACGGCTGCAGCAGGTCGCACTCGAGCTCCACCCTCTCGGCACAGCAGCGTTCGACGCCACCGACACCGACCGTCTCAAGCAGTTCTTCCAGGATCTGCCCGGCCCGGTCGACCATGTGATGGTCACGGCCGGTGGCCCGTTCTACCTGCCCTTGGAAAGCATGGACCTCGCAGACGCCCGCCGCGCCTTCGACGAGCGCCTGGCCATGACACTCGCGGTCGCCCTCTACAGCCGTGACAAGGTGCGAGCCGGAGGCACACTGCTGTTCATCGGCGGCACCGGCGGTCGGCGCCCCGGTGTCGGCATGACCGTCATGTCCGCCGTCACCGCGGCTCTGCCGGCCCTCACCGCGAACCTGGCGCTGGAACTGGCGCCGATCCGGGTCAATCTCATCGCTGCCGGATTCGTCGACACACCCCTGTCGGCCTCGCTCCTGGGCGATCAGCTCGACGCCCGGCGCGAGGAGCTGCGCGCCACGCTTCCCATCCGACGGGTCGTCGTCCCGGCCGACGTGGCTGCTCTGGCCGTGCACATCATGTGCAACGACGCGCTCACGGGTGGAACGTACGACGTCGACGGCGGCCAGCAGCTCCTCTCCCACTGA